In Alteribacter lacisalsi, a genomic segment contains:
- the typA gene encoding translational GTPase TypA produces the protein MNTRNDLRNIAIIAHVDHGKTTLVDELLKQSGTFRENENVDERAMDNNDIERERGITILAKNTAVKYKDTRINIMDTPGHADFGGEVERILKMVDGVLLVVDAYEGCMPQTRFVLKKALEQKLTPVVVLNKIDRDAARPSEVVDEVLDLFIELGADEDQLDFPVVYASAIMGTASENPEKQDDDMTCLFESIVENVPAPLDNSEEPFQFQVTMLDYNDYLGRIGVGRVFRGTIRTGDQASLIAADGSVKKFRISKLFGFMGLKRLEIEEAKAGDLIAIAGIENIMVGDTICPVDHPEALEAVRIDEPTLQMTFLVNNSPFAGREGDKVTSRKLEERLKTQLETDVSLRVENTSSPDVWKVSGRGELHLSILIENMRREGYELQVSKPEVIIREIDGVRSEPVERAQVDVPEDYTGAVMESLGERKGEMIDMVNKGDGQVRMDFVVPSRGLIGYTTEFMAQTKGYGILNHTFDGYRPVADGQVGGRRQGVLVSMETGKATSYGMLAIEDRGTLFLEPGTEIYEGMIVGEHSRDNDLSVNITKVKQQNNIRSATKESTVTMKRPKLLTLEEALEFLNDDEYCEVTPESIRLRKKVLNKAMREREEKRKKLAKA, from the coding sequence ATGAATACCAGAAACGATTTGCGTAACATTGCCATTATCGCCCACGTTGACCATGGAAAAACCACGCTTGTGGATGAACTTCTAAAACAATCCGGAACGTTCCGTGAAAACGAGAACGTTGACGAACGTGCTATGGACAATAATGATATCGAGCGGGAGCGAGGAATTACGATTCTCGCCAAAAATACAGCAGTAAAGTATAAAGATACGCGTATCAACATTATGGATACACCTGGCCACGCCGATTTCGGCGGTGAGGTAGAACGGATTCTCAAAATGGTTGACGGTGTCCTTCTTGTAGTTGACGCATATGAAGGCTGTATGCCGCAGACACGGTTTGTTTTGAAAAAAGCCCTCGAACAGAAGTTAACGCCTGTTGTGGTGCTTAATAAAATTGACCGTGATGCAGCGCGTCCTTCTGAAGTGGTCGATGAAGTGCTTGATCTATTTATCGAACTTGGTGCCGATGAAGACCAGCTTGACTTTCCAGTCGTATACGCTTCAGCCATTATGGGGACTGCAAGTGAAAATCCTGAGAAACAGGATGACGATATGACCTGTCTTTTTGAATCAATAGTGGAAAACGTACCTGCCCCACTGGATAACAGCGAAGAGCCTTTCCAGTTCCAGGTCACCATGCTTGATTACAATGACTATCTCGGACGTATTGGTGTAGGCCGGGTATTCCGCGGCACAATTCGTACAGGTGATCAGGCTTCCCTTATCGCCGCAGACGGGTCCGTAAAAAAATTCCGCATCTCAAAACTATTCGGCTTTATGGGGCTTAAGCGTCTGGAAATTGAAGAAGCTAAAGCTGGTGACCTTATTGCAATCGCAGGAATTGAAAATATTATGGTTGGCGATACCATTTGCCCGGTTGATCATCCTGAAGCCCTTGAGGCCGTCCGGATCGATGAACCAACACTTCAAATGACGTTTCTTGTGAACAACAGTCCTTTTGCCGGGCGTGAAGGCGACAAAGTTACAAGCCGTAAACTTGAAGAGCGGTTAAAAACTCAGCTCGAAACAGACGTGAGTCTACGTGTTGAAAACACCAGCTCACCTGATGTGTGGAAGGTTTCAGGACGTGGTGAACTTCACCTTTCCATCCTGATTGAAAACATGCGCCGTGAGGGTTATGAACTTCAGGTTTCAAAACCCGAAGTCATTATCAGGGAAATTGATGGTGTCCGCAGTGAACCTGTCGAACGGGCCCAGGTTGATGTTCCCGAGGATTATACCGGTGCAGTTATGGAATCCCTCGGCGAGCGAAAAGGTGAAATGATTGATATGGTCAACAAAGGTGACGGCCAGGTGCGCATGGACTTTGTTGTACCTTCCCGCGGTCTGATCGGTTATACAACCGAATTTATGGCTCAGACTAAAGGCTACGGCATCCTAAACCATACATTTGACGGCTATCGTCCTGTAGCTGACGGCCAGGTCGGCGGACGCCGCCAGGGTGTGCTTGTTTCCATGGAAACAGGTAAAGCCACTTCCTACGGCATGCTTGCCATTGAAGATCGCGGCACCTTGTTTTTAGAACCAGGAACTGAAATCTACGAAGGTATGATCGTAGGCGAGCACAGCCGTGATAACGATCTGAGCGTTAACATCACGAAAGTGAAACAGCAGAACAACATTCGTTCCGCTACAAAAGAAAGTACTGTAACGATGAAACGGCCAAAGCTTCTCACCCTTGAGGAAGCTCTTGAATTTCTTAACGACGATGAGTACTGCGAAGTGACCCCTGAATCCATCCGTCTCCGCAAAAAAGTGCTGAACAAAGCTATGCGTGAGCGTGAGGAAAAACGCAAAAAACTTGCTAAAGCATAA
- a CDS encoding cobyrinate a,c-diamide synthase, whose product MSNKRIVIAGTESGAGKTTITMGLMAALKEKGYSVQGFKCGPDFIDPAFHTSVTGRVSRNLDSWMLNEHAVKEVLHFGSEGADISIIEGVMGMYDGADPLSDEGSTAHIASLTGTPVILVVNCEAQARSAAAVVKGFQEFSEKPLIAGVIVNRAGSRGHYELVKAAVEKECGIPVLGYLKTNTRLHLPERHLGLVPSQEKKDLPAYLKGLSRKVSDTIDLNQLVELADADSEPFEPVLFPSGDRMKTGKEARIAVARDEAFHFYYEENLDLFKSFGAECVSFSPLHDRKLPEGITGLYFGGGFPEAFAAQLSENTEMVRSVREEILNRTPVIAECGGFMYLCRELIDLKGRAYPMAGVINGVTQIHNNLQAIRYRHLSKEDIPIPLLDDGESLAAHEFHYSSFSGRMPAKEELPYLFASYSHLHFGSCPEAAGRFTALCSKKH is encoded by the coding sequence ATGTCAAACAAAAGAATTGTCATAGCAGGAACGGAAAGCGGAGCGGGTAAAACAACGATTACGATGGGACTGATGGCTGCGCTTAAAGAAAAAGGCTATTCTGTACAGGGATTTAAATGCGGTCCTGATTTCATTGATCCCGCTTTTCATACGTCTGTTACCGGGCGAGTATCAAGAAACCTGGATTCCTGGATGCTTAATGAACATGCCGTGAAGGAAGTCCTTCACTTTGGCAGTGAGGGAGCTGATATTTCCATAATCGAAGGGGTAATGGGGATGTATGACGGTGCAGATCCCTTGTCTGATGAAGGCAGCACGGCTCATATCGCCTCACTCACTGGAACTCCTGTCATCCTCGTCGTTAACTGCGAAGCTCAGGCAAGGAGCGCAGCAGCGGTTGTTAAAGGCTTTCAGGAGTTTTCCGAAAAACCGCTCATTGCAGGCGTCATAGTCAACCGTGCCGGCAGCAGGGGGCATTACGAACTTGTTAAAGCTGCAGTTGAAAAGGAGTGCGGCATACCGGTTCTTGGGTATTTAAAAACAAACACCAGACTGCACCTGCCTGAACGGCATCTAGGCCTTGTACCATCCCAGGAGAAAAAGGATCTGCCTGCCTACTTGAAGGGTCTGAGCCGAAAAGTCAGTGACACAATTGATCTGAATCAGCTTGTTGAGCTTGCTGACGCTGACAGTGAGCCCTTTGAACCGGTTCTCTTTCCTTCAGGAGACAGAATGAAGACGGGCAAAGAGGCTCGCATTGCTGTCGCCCGGGATGAAGCCTTTCATTTTTACTACGAAGAAAACCTGGATCTTTTTAAATCCTTTGGTGCTGAATGCGTGTCATTCTCACCGCTTCATGACAGGAAACTTCCAGAGGGGATTACAGGTCTTTATTTTGGCGGAGGATTTCCCGAAGCTTTTGCAGCCCAACTGTCTGAAAACACAGAAATGGTCAGGTCAGTACGAGAAGAGATTTTGAATCGAACGCCTGTCATTGCAGAATGCGGTGGCTTTATGTATCTGTGCAGGGAACTTATCGATCTTAAAGGACGAGCTTATCCTATGGCCGGGGTTATTAATGGGGTGACTCAGATTCATAACAATCTGCAGGCAATCCGTTACCGTCATTTATCAAAAGAGGACATTCCAATACCCCTGCTGGATGATGGTGAAAGCCTAGCAGCCCATGAATTTCATTACTCAAGCTTTTCAGGCCGCATGCCTGCAAAAGAGGAGCTGCCTTACCTGTTCGCCTCTTACAGCCACCTGCACTTCGGTTCCTGCCCGGAAGCAGCCGGCAGGTTCACAGCCCTTTGTTCAAAAAAACATTAA
- the msrB gene encoding peptide-methionine (R)-S-oxide reductase MsrB: protein MKQKKRTTAAVVLTAFVLIAALFIVPAAYDYFANRSYGSEPVTGETGPYEETAVFAGGCFWCMEPPFDRLPGVTRVISGYTGGEEVNPSYEDVAGGSTSHVEAVQVTYDTRILDYETLLDVFWRQIDPTDDEGQFVDRGDQYRSAIFYNTEEEKGLATSSKMQLEQEGRFDGPIVTEIREADTFYMAESYHQGFYKNNPVRYGFYREQSGRDEFLDQFWGTDRELDVSDLEKEEAGLSMSGDGFWRFYTLESEEELREMLTDIQYEVTREDGTEPAFANEYWDHYEDGIYTDIISGEPLFSSTHQYDSKTGWPSFYRPIEDEFVREEDDWSLFMKRTEIRSVYADSHLGHVFTDGPEPTGLRYCMNSAALAFIPADNMEEEGYGDFLYLFEEDAGT from the coding sequence GTGAAGCAAAAGAAACGGACCACAGCAGCAGTTGTCCTGACTGCTTTCGTGCTGATCGCCGCTCTCTTTATCGTTCCCGCTGCTTATGATTACTTTGCCAACCGATCCTACGGAAGTGAACCGGTAACAGGGGAGACGGGTCCTTACGAGGAGACCGCTGTATTTGCAGGTGGCTGCTTTTGGTGTATGGAACCGCCCTTTGATCGGCTTCCCGGCGTAACCAGGGTAATCTCGGGTTACACAGGTGGTGAAGAAGTAAATCCTTCCTATGAGGATGTCGCAGGCGGCAGCACATCACACGTTGAAGCCGTTCAGGTTACGTACGATACGAGAATTCTGGATTATGAAACGCTGCTAGACGTTTTCTGGCGTCAGATTGATCCGACTGATGATGAAGGTCAGTTTGTTGACAGAGGTGATCAGTACCGGTCTGCTATCTTTTATAATACAGAGGAAGAAAAGGGACTTGCGACTTCGTCAAAAATGCAATTGGAGCAGGAAGGGCGTTTTGACGGACCCATAGTGACTGAAATTCGTGAGGCAGATACGTTTTATATGGCAGAAAGCTACCATCAGGGCTTCTATAAAAACAACCCTGTCAGGTATGGCTTCTATCGCGAACAGTCAGGAAGAGATGAATTTCTTGATCAATTCTGGGGGACTGACCGCGAACTTGATGTTTCAGATCTGGAAAAAGAAGAGGCCGGACTCTCCATGTCGGGTGATGGTTTCTGGAGATTTTATACACTGGAGTCTGAGGAAGAACTAAGGGAGATGCTGACAGACATACAGTATGAGGTAACCAGAGAGGATGGAACGGAACCGGCATTTGCCAACGAATACTGGGACCACTATGAAGACGGGATCTATACGGATATTATTTCCGGTGAACCTCTTTTCAGTTCAACACATCAGTATGATTCCAAAACCGGATGGCCAAGCTTTTACCGTCCGATTGAAGATGAGTTTGTTCGGGAGGAAGATGATTGGAGTCTGTTTATGAAGCGGACAGAAATCCGCAGTGTGTACGCTGATTCACACCTCGGACATGTATTCACAGACGGTCCTGAACCTACAGGGCTGAGATACTGCATGAATTCCGCAGCTCTGGCTTTCATTCCTGCTGATAATATGGAAGAAGAAGGGTACGGTGATTTTTTGTATCTGTTTGAAGAAGATGCTGGGACATAA
- a CDS encoding cold-shock protein yields the protein MVEGTVKWFNAEKGFGFIEVEGQDDVFVHFSAIQGEGFKTLDEGQAVTFEIEQGQRGPQAANVQK from the coding sequence ATGGTTGAAGGTACAGTAAAATGGTTTAACGCAGAAAAAGGTTTCGGATTTATCGAAGTTGAAGGTCAGGACGATGTATTCGTACATTTCTCCGCCATTCAAGGCGAAGGTTTCAAAACTCTTGACGAAGGTCAAGCTGTAACATTTGAAATCGAACAAGGTCAACGTGGCCCGCAAGCGGCTAACGTTCAAAAATAA